A segment of the Desulfurellaceae bacterium genome:
CTCAAGGAGAAGGTCGCCCTGATTACGGGCGGCGGCTCGGGCATTGGCCGGGCGTCGTGTTGCCTGTTTGCCGAGCACGGCGCCAGGGTCGTGGTCGCCGACTTTGTGGTCGAAGGTGGCGAGCAGACCGTCAGTGACATCAGCGCCGCGGGTGGTCAGGCCAGCTTTGTCCGGGCCGACGTGTCGAAATCGGCCGACGTGCAGGAGATGATTCGGCACACCGTTCAGACCTATGGCCGGGTGGATATCCTGTTCAATAATGCCGGCATCGAGGGGCCCTCGGCCAAGCTGGCCAACTACGCTGAAGACGCCTGGGAGCGGGTGATCGCGATTGACCTGACCTCGGTCTATCTGGGTATGAAGTATGTGATTCCCCACATGCTACAGCAGGGCGGCGGGGTGATCCTGAGCACTGCCTCGGTGGCCGGCATGGTCGGCTTTCCCGGCAGCGGGGCGTATGCGGCGGCCAAAGCCGGGGTGATCAACCTGACCCGCCTGGTTGCCCTGGAATACGCCAGCAAGAACATCCGGGTCAACTGCATCTGCCCCGGCATCATTGCCACCCCCATGGCCCAGCGCGTCATGGGCGAGCGGCCCGATGACCGGGTGGTCCGGCTGGAACCCATCGGCCGGTTGGGCCAAGCCCAGGACATCGCCAACGCAGCCCTGTTTCTGGCCAGCGACGAGTCGTCGTTTGCCACCGGGGCGCCGTTTGTCATTGACGGCGGGTATGTCGCCCGTTAGGCACCAGCCATGAGCGCCACGCTGATTATCGCCGGCTGGTGGCTGCTGTTCGGTGGGACGCATGTGCTCCTGTCCTCGGCCCGGGTGCGGCCCAGGCTGATCGACCGTTTGGGCGAGCGCTCATTTCAGGCGGTGTATTCGCTGGTGGCGCTGGCCACCTTCGTGCCCCTGTGCGTGTATTACGGTCGGCATAAGCACCTCGGCCCGCAGCTGTGGGTCACCCTGGAGCCGTATCTGCTGGCCCGTGACTTCAACATAGGGTGCATGCTGCTGGCCTTTGTCCTGTTGGTAGGCGGAATACTCCAGCGTCCGCCCAGCTCCCTGCTGGCCCAGGGCACGCCCCAGGCCTACGGCATGACCCGCATTACCCGCCACCCTGTTTTTGCCGCCGCCTTCCTGTTTGGCCTGGCTCACTTGGCGCTGGTCGGCGCCCTGAGTGATGTGGTCTTTTTCGGCGGCTTTGTGGTGTTTGCCTGGCTTGGGGCCAGGCACCAGGATCAGCGCAAGAGCCGAGACCTGCCCGGCTATGCCGAGTTTCAGGCCGCCACCTCGTTCGTGCCCTTTGCCGCCATCGTGGGCAAAAAACAACCCTTTCCCGGCCGGGAGCTGCGCTGGGGCATGATTCTCCTGGCCGTGATCCTCTTCTATGTCGTGCGCTTCTACCATCCCGCCATATTCGGCGGCGTGCTGATGACCCTATGACCGCACAAGACTCCCCGTCCGCTGAACCGCAGGATCTTGACGCGGCGCTGCATCGTTACTTCGGCTTCGACGCCTTCCGCCCGGGCCAGCGCGAGGTGATTGAAGCCGTGCTGGCGGGTCGCTCAAGCGTCGCCATCATGCCGACCGGGGGCGGTAAGT
Coding sequences within it:
- a CDS encoding SDR family oxidoreductase, which translates into the protein MDRLKEKVALITGGGSGIGRASCCLFAEHGARVVVADFVVEGGEQTVSDISAAGGQASFVRADVSKSADVQEMIRHTVQTYGRVDILFNNAGIEGPSAKLANYAEDAWERVIAIDLTSVYLGMKYVIPHMLQQGGGVILSTASVAGMVGFPGSGAYAAAKAGVINLTRLVALEYASKNIRVNCICPGIIATPMAQRVMGERPDDRVVRLEPIGRLGQAQDIANAALFLASDESSFATGAPFVIDGGYVAR